A genomic window from Fibrobacterota bacterium includes:
- a CDS encoding serine protease, which yields MIHAIVLSSLLTLASTDSLAKRDSSQSTPADTAKAPAAKTVVVIPIHGEVDEGLQHFTQRAIDEALAQTPKPDVLVFDIDTWGGRLDAAFEISDAIGAVQQCSTSAFIARKAISAGALIALSTQKIYMAPGATIGDCAPIMQTQEGPKFLGEKIESPLRARFRALAKRSGVPAALAEKMVSKDLSVKTAKDTAGVLHWFSNQTWEELSDTAQTRYHDVRTVAEEGQLLTLDDQEALRWQFSGGTYENIDSLLAARKWQEASRLDPTWAETALRWISQYVSILFVLGLAALYLEYKMPGTGFFGILGVIFLGIALGSQFLLGMASYTALALAALGVLLIAIEVAFMPGMIFPAFAGLLCLLAALVLSLQGFTVPDPNMPWQAVQMKRGILQVLGAAVGAAVVSILAFRFLVPLLPFREGPVLTATLAGAPGQVRDTQPDLVGKDGICLTPLRPVGRVEVDGVEYDALSRGGMLDKGTPIRVVELSGAQWVVERMEKP from the coding sequence ATGATCCACGCCATCGTTCTATCGAGCCTCCTTACCCTGGCCAGCACCGACTCCTTGGCCAAACGGGACTCCTCCCAATCCACTCCTGCGGACACCGCCAAGGCCCCTGCGGCCAAGACCGTGGTGGTCATTCCCATCCACGGAGAGGTGGATGAAGGCCTCCAACATTTCACCCAGCGGGCGATCGACGAGGCTTTGGCCCAGACTCCCAAGCCGGACGTATTGGTGTTCGACATCGACACCTGGGGTGGTCGGTTGGATGCGGCGTTCGAGATTTCGGATGCGATCGGGGCGGTGCAGCAGTGTTCCACCTCCGCCTTCATCGCCCGCAAGGCGATTTCCGCCGGAGCCCTGATCGCCCTTTCCACCCAGAAGATCTACATGGCCCCCGGCGCCACCATCGGCGACTGCGCGCCCATCATGCAGACCCAAGAGGGTCCAAAGTTCCTGGGTGAAAAGATCGAAAGCCCTCTGCGCGCCCGTTTCCGCGCCCTGGCCAAGCGTTCCGGCGTTCCGGCGGCGCTGGCGGAGAAGATGGTCTCCAAGGACCTTTCGGTGAAGACCGCCAAGGACACGGCCGGGGTCCTGCATTGGTTTTCCAACCAGACCTGGGAAGAGCTCTCCGACACCGCGCAGACCCGCTACCACGACGTGCGCACCGTCGCGGAAGAAGGACAACTTCTGACACTGGACGATCAGGAAGCCCTGCGCTGGCAGTTCTCCGGCGGCACCTACGAGAACATCGATTCCCTGTTGGCCGCTCGCAAGTGGCAGGAAGCGTCGCGGCTGGATCCCACCTGGGCGGAAACCGCCCTGCGTTGGATTTCCCAGTACGTGTCCATCCTGTTCGTGCTGGGCCTGGCCGCGCTGTACCTGGAATACAAGATGCCGGGAACCGGGTTCTTCGGAATCCTGGGGGTGATCTTCCTGGGCATCGCGCTGGGATCGCAATTTTTGCTGGGCATGGCGTCCTACACCGCGCTGGCCCTGGCGGCTTTGGGGGTGCTGCTCATCGCCATCGAGGTGGCGTTCATGCCGGGCATGATCTTCCCCGCCTTCGCGGGACTCCTGTGCCTTTTGGCCGCCCTTGTCCTGTCCCTGCAGGGGTTCACGGTACCCGACCCGAACATGCCATGGCAAGCCGTGCAGATGAAACGGGGGATCCTGCAGGTGCTCGGAGCCGCCGTGGGCGCCGCGGTGGTCAGCATCCTCGCCTTCCGGTTCCTGGTTCCGTTGCTGCCTTTCCGCGAAGGACCCGTCCTGACCGCCACTTTGGCCGGCGCTCCAGGCCAGGTTCGCGACACCCAGCCGGACCTGGTCGGCAAGGACGGAATTTGTCTGACACCCTTGCGCCCCGTGGGCCGGGTCGAAGTGGATGGCGTGGAATACGACGCGCTCAGCCGCGGCGGCATGCTGGACAAAGGCACACCGATCCGGGTGGTGGAACTCTCCGGCGCGCAGTGGGTGGTGGAACGGATGGAGAAGCCATGA
- the mnmG gene encoding tRNA uridine-5-carboxymethylaminomethyl(34) synthesis enzyme MnmG — MELDVLVVGGGHAAIEAASASARIGCLTLLVTQSLDAVGRMSCNPAIGGVAKGQLVREIDALGGLMGQAADACGIHFRMLNSSRGAAVWGPRAQQDMDEYSLWMRRALENHANLSLLEGEVERIVPVAGGFEVGLRDGRQLKASKVVVTTGTFAQGRLFRGDQAWDGGRIDEAPSVGISATLKGLGHRLRRLKTGTPPRLRRDSIDWNLSEAQPGDERPWPFSSLTSRVENKAVCHIVRTNEEAHEKLRAGFSRSPLFTGVIQGTGPRYCPSIEDKVARFASRDSHQLFLEPEGLGNDRVYVNGFSSSLPDDIQDAALRSIPALARCEVIRYGYAVEYDAIEGRSLHPTLESRGVAGLYIAGQTCGTSGYEEAAAQGLVAGANAALAVKGREPFLANRATSYIGVLVDDLTGMDLVEPYRLFTSRAEFRLHLRHDNAEERLTEAGWKLGLVSESHWSRFDESKRERSRLTSQLESVKLSPETLRQFLYERGESIPTQSIRAIEVARRSQVDLADLLNAFPESLAHGLDRLGILAVESSLRYEGYFQREQRDLERVEKLATRRFPEGIDWMSAAGISIEAREALARSRPLTVADAAKLPGVRQGDLSVLLLLVSDAFQS; from the coding sequence ATGGAACTCGACGTACTCGTGGTTGGCGGCGGACACGCCGCGATCGAGGCGGCTTCGGCCAGCGCTCGGATCGGATGCCTTACCCTTCTGGTGACGCAATCGTTGGACGCCGTCGGTCGGATGAGCTGCAATCCCGCCATCGGAGGAGTGGCCAAAGGCCAGCTGGTGCGGGAAATCGACGCATTGGGCGGCTTGATGGGCCAGGCGGCGGACGCTTGCGGCATCCACTTCCGCATGCTCAATTCCAGCCGGGGAGCCGCCGTGTGGGGGCCTCGCGCCCAGCAAGACATGGACGAATACTCCCTGTGGATGCGCCGCGCCCTGGAAAACCACGCGAACCTTTCCTTGCTGGAAGGGGAGGTGGAGCGGATCGTGCCTGTGGCGGGCGGTTTCGAGGTGGGGTTGCGGGACGGACGCCAACTGAAGGCATCCAAAGTCGTGGTGACCACCGGGACCTTCGCGCAGGGGCGTTTGTTCCGGGGTGACCAAGCATGGGATGGGGGGCGGATCGACGAGGCTCCTTCCGTGGGAATCTCCGCGACCCTGAAAGGCTTGGGTCACAGGTTGCGACGCCTGAAAACAGGCACTCCGCCGCGGTTGCGACGAGACTCCATCGACTGGAATCTTTCGGAAGCCCAGCCCGGAGATGAACGGCCTTGGCCTTTTTCTTCCCTCACCAGCCGCGTGGAAAACAAGGCCGTCTGCCACATCGTGCGAACCAACGAGGAGGCCCATGAAAAGCTCCGCGCCGGATTTTCCAGAAGCCCTTTGTTCACTGGAGTGATCCAAGGAACCGGCCCCCGCTACTGCCCTTCCATCGAGGACAAGGTCGCACGGTTCGCCTCGCGGGACAGTCATCAACTGTTCCTGGAGCCGGAAGGTTTGGGCAACGACCGCGTCTATGTGAACGGTTTCTCCAGCTCGCTTCCGGACGATATCCAGGATGCTGCTTTGCGGTCCATCCCCGCCCTGGCCAGGTGTGAAGTGATCCGCTACGGTTATGCGGTGGAGTACGACGCCATCGAGGGCCGATCGCTCCATCCCACCCTGGAATCGCGGGGGGTGGCCGGGCTTTACATCGCCGGGCAGACCTGCGGAACTTCGGGCTACGAGGAAGCCGCCGCCCAAGGGTTGGTGGCAGGGGCCAACGCGGCTTTGGCGGTCAAGGGTCGCGAGCCGTTTTTGGCCAATCGCGCCACGAGCTACATCGGGGTGCTGGTGGACGACCTGACCGGAATGGATCTGGTGGAGCCCTATCGGCTGTTCACTTCCCGGGCGGAATTCCGGCTTCACCTGCGCCACGACAACGCCGAAGAACGACTGACCGAGGCTGGCTGGAAACTCGGCTTGGTTTCAGAATCACATTGGTCGCGATTTGACGAATCGAAACGGGAACGAAGTCGATTGACTTCCCAATTGGAAAGTGTGAAACTTTCTCCAGAGACTTTGCGACAGTTCCTCTATGAACGAGGCGAATCCATTCCCACCCAGTCGATCCGCGCGATCGAGGTGGCGCGTCGTTCCCAAGTGGATTTGGCCGACCTTCTCAATGCCTTCCCCGAATCGCTCGCCCATGGGCTGGATCGGTTGGGAATCCTCGCGGTGGAAAGTTCTCTTCGCTACGAAGGCTATTTCCAGCGCGAACAACGGGACTTGGAGCGGGTCGAGAAGTTGGCCACCCGGCGGTTCCCCGAGGGCATCGATTGGATGTCCGCCGCCGGGATTTCGATCGAGGCGCGCGAAGCCTTGGCGCGCTCCAGGCCGCTTACGGTCGCGGATGCCGCGAAACTCCCCGGGGTCCGCCAGGGAGATCTTTCCGTGCTATTGCTCCTCGTTTCTGACGCGTTTCAGAGTTAG
- a CDS encoding peptidase dimerization domain-containing protein, giving the protein MLSIPVASSKPGFWLGLTRLESDIPRIVAEAVRIAEIPSPTGDESARAKLLQELLQDALGQAKIDAAGNVVSVLVGTPNQPGTVILAPLDSWYPPEEHTVVDVRPDRLTGPGIASHAIALATLVALARTLAQQKVQGLGDIWFVATVGSEMSGDLRGVCALFPWLPSVASRVICLQGPGIGRLDHWSVGTYRGELTVWTPGGHCWRDSQRPSALRLAMQFSQEMEALPKPSAPRTLYNPSKLESGDAWNMLPSKAILRFELRSDGETELQGLIRQTQIRAAQLCKGLVGCRAELRQRGFRHATGLFPDNALVTGTKEAQMWAGLSPRLGASSSDASVCLHYGVAAVTIGLTQTVGLETHQESLELDSLQTGLRQAFAVLVQVSGRTSE; this is encoded by the coding sequence TTGCTGAGCATCCCCGTCGCCTCCAGCAAGCCGGGTTTCTGGTTGGGTCTGACCCGCCTCGAATCGGACATTCCCCGGATCGTGGCCGAGGCGGTTCGGATCGCCGAGATCCCCTCGCCCACCGGTGATGAATCCGCCCGTGCCAAACTCCTCCAGGAGCTGCTCCAGGACGCCCTCGGGCAGGCCAAGATCGATGCGGCCGGGAATGTGGTCTCGGTGCTGGTGGGAACTCCGAATCAGCCGGGGACGGTGATCCTCGCCCCTCTGGATTCGTGGTACCCGCCGGAAGAGCACACCGTGGTGGACGTCCGCCCGGATCGCTTGACCGGGCCCGGCATCGCAAGCCATGCCATCGCCCTGGCCACGTTGGTGGCCCTGGCGCGCACGCTCGCCCAGCAGAAAGTCCAAGGACTGGGCGACATCTGGTTTGTCGCCACGGTGGGCTCGGAGATGTCCGGCGACCTGCGAGGGGTTTGCGCCTTGTTCCCGTGGCTTCCCTCGGTGGCCAGTCGCGTGATCTGCCTCCAAGGCCCCGGGATCGGACGATTGGACCATTGGTCGGTGGGCACTTACCGCGGCGAGCTCACCGTGTGGACGCCGGGTGGACATTGTTGGCGAGACAGCCAGCGTCCCAGCGCACTGCGCTTGGCCATGCAGTTTTCCCAAGAGATGGAAGCCCTGCCCAAGCCGAGCGCTCCCCGAACGCTCTACAATCCCAGCAAGCTGGAATCCGGCGACGCCTGGAACATGCTGCCCTCCAAGGCCATCCTGCGCTTCGAACTGCGTTCCGATGGCGAAACGGAGTTGCAGGGTCTGATTCGCCAGACGCAAATCCGCGCCGCGCAACTGTGCAAGGGACTCGTGGGATGCCGCGCGGAGCTGCGCCAACGCGGGTTTCGCCATGCCACGGGATTGTTTCCGGACAACGCCCTGGTGACCGGCACGAAGGAAGCCCAGATGTGGGCGGGGCTGTCCCCTCGCCTTGGCGCCTCCAGTTCGGATGCCTCGGTGTGTTTGCATTACGGAGTTGCCGCCGTGACCATCGGGCTCACCCAGACCGTGGGACTGGAAACCCATCAGGAAAGCCTGGAACTGGACAGCCTCCAAACCGGACTGCGCCAAGCCTTCGCCGTACTCGTCCAAGTATCGGGGAGAACCTCGGAATGA
- the floA gene encoding flotillin-like protein FloA (flotillin-like protein involved in membrane lipid rafts): MEIPNWLIISLVVVGLVFLVIIFNMLGLWIQALFSGAKISLFSMIGMRIRKVNPRLIVTSKIMAVKAGLEVTTNDLEAHFLAGGNVARVVQALITADKAGIPLNFKQATAIDLAGRNVLEAVQMSVNPKVIETPMVAAMAKNGIQVKAIARVTVRTNIHRLVGGAGEQTILARVGEGIVSTIGSADSHKSVLENPDNISKTVLAKGLDSGTAFEILSIDIADVDIGENIGAKLQMDQANADKNIAQAKAEERRAMAIAQEQENIARTQEMRAKVVEAESQVPMAIAEAFRSGRLGVMDYYQLKNVQADTDMRQSLSGSNPQTPPTKV, from the coding sequence ATGGAAATCCCCAACTGGCTGATCATCTCGCTGGTCGTGGTTGGACTGGTGTTTTTGGTCATCATCTTCAACATGCTCGGGCTCTGGATCCAAGCCCTGTTCTCCGGTGCCAAGATCAGCCTGTTCTCCATGATCGGCATGCGCATCCGGAAGGTCAATCCGCGCTTGATCGTGACCTCCAAGATCATGGCCGTCAAGGCGGGCCTGGAAGTGACCACCAACGACCTGGAAGCCCACTTCCTGGCCGGTGGCAACGTGGCTCGGGTGGTCCAAGCCTTGATCACCGCTGACAAAGCCGGCATCCCCCTGAACTTCAAGCAGGCCACCGCCATCGACTTGGCCGGTCGCAACGTGCTGGAAGCCGTCCAGATGTCTGTGAATCCCAAGGTCATCGAAACCCCGATGGTCGCCGCCATGGCAAAAAACGGCATCCAGGTGAAGGCCATCGCCCGCGTCACGGTGCGCACGAACATCCACCGTCTGGTGGGTGGCGCCGGCGAGCAGACCATCCTGGCCCGCGTCGGCGAAGGCATCGTCAGCACCATCGGTTCGGCCGACAGCCACAAGTCGGTGCTGGAAAACCCCGACAACATCTCCAAGACGGTTCTTGCCAAGGGACTGGATTCAGGCACCGCCTTCGAGATCCTGTCCATCGACATCGCCGACGTGGACATCGGTGAGAACATCGGCGCCAAGCTCCAGATGGACCAGGCCAACGCGGACAAGAACATCGCCCAGGCCAAGGCAGAAGAGCGTCGCGCCATGGCCATCGCCCAGGAGCAGGAAAACATCGCCCGCACCCAGGAAATGCGCGCCAAGGTGGTGGAAGCGGAATCCCAAGTGCCCATGGCCATCGCCGAAGCTTTCCGTTCGGGGCGGTTGGGCGTGATGGACTACTACCAGCTCAAGAACGTCCAGGCCGACACCGACATGCGCCAGTCGCTTTCCGGTAGCAACCCGCAGACCCCTCCCACCAAGGTCTGA